The region AGGCTGCTGGCAAGCCCCAGGGGAAGTTGCGCCTCGGTTTGCCACAACTGGGCATGAGGTTGATGCCTCACTTGATTGCGTTTCAGCAGGCGTATCCCGAAGTGGAGTTGGAACTGGAGTTCAGTGATCGGTTGGTTAACGTGATCGAGGAGGGTTTTGATGCCGTGATGCGTATCGGTGAGGTTGAAGACTCGCGCCTGATGATGCGCAAGCTCAACGGCTACAGTCATCGTCTGGTCGCGTCTCCACACTATCTTTCAAGCCGGGGTGTTCCATCACGGCCATCGGAACTGTCCAGCCATTCATGCCTGCGTTACCGATATCCCACCAGCGGTAAACTCGACCCTTGGCCTCTGGTGTCAAAAAAGGGACAGGACAGTGTTGAACTGGGACAGTCGGCTACCGCCAACGCGATTGAACCGTTGTTGGCAATGGCTGAGGCGGGACAAGGTATAGCGTGCCTCCCTGACTTTTTTGTCGAGGACGCCATTGCAGACGGACGATTGGTGCCTGTATTGGATCGCTACGTTCGCGACCACCGTACCTTCAGCATTCTCTGGCCATCGAGTCGTCATCCGTTACCCAAGATAAAGGCCTTTGTAAGCTTTATGACATCGCGTCTGACGTGAGGCGGTATGGTTGACCCGAGCGAAAACTGCCGATGCTCCGGAGATTTCCGCAGCGTCGGCAGGTTTTGAATCCGCTGTGACTTACGCTTTGTTGGAGGCCTTTGCCGCAAAGACGCCGTCGCCCAGTAAGGCTACGACCAGTGCGGTGACGCTCAGGTAAATCGGGTATTCCCAGCCGCCATTGGCGTTGGTGAAGCTCCAGCCATTGCCGAAGTGGACGGTCGCGGCCACGAACAGCTGAACCACTGCCAGAGCGGCTACCCAGCGCGAATAAACTCCCA is a window of Pseudomonas sp. 10S4 DNA encoding:
- a CDS encoding LysR family transcriptional regulator, with product MDHFGALSAFVHAAQTRSFTEAGRRTGVSSSAIGKAVARLEEELGVRLFHRSTRAITLTSEGSLFLERCHRIFAEYEVAKRELTQAAGKPQGKLRLGLPQLGMRLMPHLIAFQQAYPEVELELEFSDRLVNVIEEGFDAVMRIGEVEDSRLMMRKLNGYSHRLVASPHYLSSRGVPSRPSELSSHSCLRYRYPTSGKLDPWPLVSKKGQDSVELGQSATANAIEPLLAMAEAGQGIACLPDFFVEDAIADGRLVPVLDRYVRDHRTFSILWPSSRHPLPKIKAFVSFMTSRLT
- a CDS encoding DoxX family protein is translated as MIDTRTAPYAAFVMRLALGIMFIAHGLTKVFVFTPAGTAGFFESIGFPGFLAYPVMAFEVIGGLMLVLGVYSRWVAALAVVQLFVAATVHFGNGWSFTNANGGWEYPIYLSVTALVVALLGDGVFAAKASNKA